A DNA window from Pseudorasbora parva isolate DD20220531a chromosome 19, ASM2467924v1, whole genome shotgun sequence contains the following coding sequences:
- the dtnbp1b gene encoding dystrobrevin binding protein 1b isoform X2: protein MASPGSASGSKRNSSELEHAQRVPEAEPVQPQVKLKDRQKFFEEAFQQDMEHYLSTGYLQIAERRGSMSSMEVNVDMLEQMDLMDMSDHEALDVFLNSGGEDNSMASPMLGPDMESFTSEITLQVPTQADLRHKLASLSSTCTDSASQDTEAGEEEEYNDDDDDDDDDEDDDERGQAANRGSLLVQPDLEDVEVDARLPEREQNQPIKNCESSSSS, encoded by the exons CGGAGCTGGAGCATGCTCAGAGAGTACCGGAGGCGGAGCCTGTTCAGCCACAGGTAAAACTAAAGGACAGGCAAAAGTTCTTTGAAGAGGCTTTTCAGCAGGACATGGAACACTACCTGTCCACAGGATACCTACAGATTGCGGAGAGAAGAG gaagcatgtcatcaatggaGGTGAACGTGGACATGCTGGAGCAAATGGACCTAATGGATATGTCTGACCACGAGGCGTTGGATGTCTTTCTCAACTCAGGTGGCGAGGACAACAGCATGGCCTCACCGATGCTGG GTCCAGACATGGAGTCGTTCACCTCTGAGATCACTCTTCAGGTGCCCACACAGGCGGACCTGAGACACAAGCTCGCATCGCTGTCCTCCACCTGCACGGACTCAGCCAGCCAAGACACGGAGGCTGGGGAAGAGGAGGAGTAcaacgatgatgatgatgacgatgatgatgatgaagatgatgatgagagGGGACAAGCGGCCAACCGCGGCTCTCTGCTTGTCCAGCCAGATCTGGAAGATGTCGAGGTGGATGCCAGGCTACCCGAAAGAGAACAAAACCAGCCAATCAAGAACTGTGAGAGCAGCAGCTCATCCTGA
- the dtnbp1b gene encoding dystrobrevin binding protein 1b isoform X1 has protein sequence MASPGSASGSKRNSSELEHAQRVPEAEPVQPQVKLKDRQKFFEEAFQQDMEHYLSTGYLQIAERRETIGSMSSMEVNVDMLEQMDLMDMSDHEALDVFLNSGGEDNSMASPMLGPDMESFTSEITLQVPTQADLRHKLASLSSTCTDSASQDTEAGEEEEYNDDDDDDDDDEDDDERGQAANRGSLLVQPDLEDVEVDARLPEREQNQPIKNCESSSSS, from the exons CGGAGCTGGAGCATGCTCAGAGAGTACCGGAGGCGGAGCCTGTTCAGCCACAGGTAAAACTAAAGGACAGGCAAAAGTTCTTTGAAGAGGCTTTTCAGCAGGACATGGAACACTACCTGTCCACAGGATACCTACAGATTGCGGAGAGAAGAG AGACAATAggaagcatgtcatcaatggaGGTGAACGTGGACATGCTGGAGCAAATGGACCTAATGGATATGTCTGACCACGAGGCGTTGGATGTCTTTCTCAACTCAGGTGGCGAGGACAACAGCATGGCCTCACCGATGCTGG GTCCAGACATGGAGTCGTTCACCTCTGAGATCACTCTTCAGGTGCCCACACAGGCGGACCTGAGACACAAGCTCGCATCGCTGTCCTCCACCTGCACGGACTCAGCCAGCCAAGACACGGAGGCTGGGGAAGAGGAGGAGTAcaacgatgatgatgatgacgatgatgatgatgaagatgatgatgagagGGGACAAGCGGCCAACCGCGGCTCTCTGCTTGTCCAGCCAGATCTGGAAGATGTCGAGGTGGATGCCAGGCTACCCGAAAGAGAACAAAACCAGCCAATCAAGAACTGTGAGAGCAGCAGCTCATCCTGA